In the Arachis ipaensis cultivar K30076 chromosome B10, Araip1.1, whole genome shotgun sequence genome, one interval contains:
- the LOC107620438 gene encoding pentatricopeptide repeat-containing protein At3g62470, mitochondrial: MRVGASGNAAGGAPTLAPTPPPHHLQTSERVPAPTAIAAGGDSPRWPSSPLEGQLGAVGVAVPVLVFRPVSSVVVVSPELVVFVVVVVKALPSIPLSLSELTSLPPSPPLPLPELHPALGNISDDCICFCQWWFCFNCLNQCTENDDDNDEDDDDGRGVNAESCAHSDEVDRVCKVIDELFALDRNMEAVLDECGVQLSHDLVMDVLQRFKHARKPAFRFFCWAGGRPGFAHDSRTYNSMMHILGKTRQFETMVAMLEEMGEKGLLTMETFSIAIKSFAASKERKKAVGVFDLMKKYKFRVDADAINFLLDSLGRAKLGKEAQAVFEKLKGRFTHDLQTYTVLLNGWCRVKNLLEAGRVWNEMIDKGFKPDVVAHNIMLEGLLRCKKKSDAIKLFEILKAKGPYPNVRSYTIMIQDFCKQKMMRDAEEYFDEMIDRGCQPDAALYTCLITGFGRQRRMDLISDLLKTMKERGCPPDGMTYNALIKVMTSQHMPDDAMRIYKMMIQSSIMPTLHTYNMIMKSYFVTKNYEMGHAIWDEMHHMGCCPDDNSYTLFIGGLIRQGRSGEACRYIEEMIANGMKAPQLDYNKFAADFSKAGNPGILEELAKKLKIAGKFEVSNVIDSWAEMMRKSAKRREPTYSGGWFT; the protein is encoded by the exons ATGCGCGTTGGAGCCAGTGGCAATGCTGCTGGTGGGGCTCCGACCTTAGCACCTACACCGCCGCCTCA CCACCTTCAAACTTCAGAACGCGTGCCAGCCCCCACCGCTATCGCCGCCGGCGGTGACAGCCCACGGTGGCCGTCCTCGCCTCTCGAAGGTCAGCTCGGAGCTGTTGGCGTCGCCGTCCCTGTCCTCGTCTTCAGGCCAGTCTCCTCCGTCGTCGTTGTCAGCCCTGAACTCGTCGTCTTTGTCGTCGTCGTCGTCAAGGCTCTACCTTCGATCCCCCTCTCTCTGTCCGAGCTCACTTCCCTTCCTCCCTCACCGCCG CTCCCACTTCCGGAGCTTCATCCAGCACTTGGGAATATCTCTGATGATTGCATCTGCTTCTGCCAATGGTGGTTTTGCTTTAATTGCTTGAACCAGTG cactgagaatgatgatgataatgatgaagatgatgatgatggtagaGGTGTTAATGCTGAGTCATGTGCTCACTCAGATGAGGTTGATAGGGTATGCAAGGTGATTGATGAATTGTTTGCATTGGATAGGAATATGGAGGCTGTTCTTGATGAATGTGGGGTTCAGTTGTCACATGATTTGGTTATGGATGTGCTGCAGCGGTTCAAGCATGCAAGGAAGCCGGCATTTCGGTTCTTTTGTTGGGCCGGGGGAAGGCCTGGATTTGCCCATGATTCCAGAACTTATAACTCCATGATGCATATTCTTGGGAAGACGAGACAATTTGAGACGATGGTGGCAATGCTTGAGGAAATGGGGGAGAAGGGTCTTTTGACAATGGAGACTTTCTCCATTGCTATCAAATCCTTTGCTGCCTCAAAGGAGAGGAAAAAAGCTGTTGGGGTCTTTGATCTGATGAAGAAGTACAAGTTTAGAGTGGATGCTGATGCAATTAATTTCTTGCTTGATAGCCTTGGCAGGGCGAAGCTTGGTAAAGAAGCTCAAGCAGTTTTTGAAAAACTGAAGGGTAGATTTACGCATGATTTGCAAACTTACACCGTACTTCTTAATGGTTGGTGCAGGGTAAAAAACTTGCTGGAAGCAGGGAGGGTGTGGAATGAGATGATTGATAAGGGATTTAAGCCAGATGTTGTTGCACATAATATTATGCTTGAAGGATTGCTAAGGTGTAAGAAGAAATCAGATGCCATCAAGTTATTTGAAATCCTGAAAGCCAAAGGTCCATATCCCAATGTTAGGAGCTATACGATTATGATACAGGACTTTTGCAAGCAAAAAATGATGAGAGATGCTGAAGAGTATTTCGATGAAATGATAGATCGTGGGTGTCAACCGGACGCTGCACTTTACACGTGTTTGATCACTGGGTTTGGGAGGCAGAGGAGAATGGATTTGATATCTGATCTACTGAAGACAATGAAGGAAAGAGGTTGTCCACCGGACGGGATGACCTACAATGCTTTGATAAAAGTGATGACAAGCCAGCATATGCCGGATGATGCAATGCGAATATACAAGATGATGATTCAAAGTAGCATCATGCCTACACTTCACACTTACAACATGATAATGAAATCTTATTTTGTGACAAAGAACTATGAAATGGGACATGCCATATGGGATGAGATGCATCATATGGGGTGTTGTCCTGATGATAATTCCTACACTCTATTCATCGGAGGCCTTATAAGACAGGGAAGATCAGGCGAGGCATGTAGATATATAGAGGAAATGATAGCGAATGGGATGAAAGCTCCTCAACTTGATTATAACAAGTTTGCTGCTGATTTTTCTAAAGCTGGGAATCCTGGCATACTTGAGGAGTTAGCTAAAAAGTTGAAAATTGCCGGCAAATTTGAGGTCTCCAATGTTATTGACAGTTGGGCTGAGATGATGAGGAAAAGTGCCAAGAGAAGAGAGCCTACATATTCAGGTGGGTGGTTCACATAA
- the LOC107621831 gene encoding uncharacterized protein LOC107621831: MEAETVLKLFDSCWFGIQDMKEQEPCSASSHENTNHQTKEGISESEEPMLLRSQTIHTRSMSDQLDNRTCSMHDDSSSPEFDMLPSKLQTILSGKDITDTEQGERQAQVQVQLEGLPKKNNNNNKSRGRKKKRRGSKSLSDLEFEELKGFMDLGFVFSEEDKDSSLASILPGLQRLGKKSVKNEEDEEDGDDDDDEEDEENFDKAAVPRPYLSEAWKVHKKKKENPLKNWKVPALNNENDIKDSIKLWAHTVASTVR, encoded by the coding sequence ATGGAAGCAGAGACAGTGTTGAAGCTCTTTGATTCTTGCTGGTTTGGGATTCAAGACATGAAGGAACAAGAACCTTGTTCAGCAAGTTCTCATGAAAATACAAATCATCAAACCAAAGAAGGAATATCAGAATCAGAAGAACCGATGCTTTTGCGCAGCCAAACCATTCATACAAGGTCTATGAGCGACCAATTGGACAATAGGACATGCTCCATGCATGATGATTCTAGTTCACCCGAGTTTGACATGTTGCCATCAAAGCTTCAAACCATTCTTTCAGGAAAAGATATCACAGACACAGAGCAAGGTGAAAGGCAAGCACAGGTGCAAGTGCAACTTGAAGGGTTGCctaagaaaaacaacaacaacaacaaaagcagaggaaggaagaagaagagaaggggaAGCAAGAGTTTATCAGACCTTGAATTTGAGGAGCTTAAAGGGTTTATGGATCTTGGCTTTGTTTTCTCAGAGGAAGACAAAGATTCAAGCTTGGCTTCAATCCTTCCTGGTTTGCAAAGGTTAGGGAAGAAGAGTGTCAAGAATGAGGAAGATGaggaagatggtgatgatgatgatgatgaagaagatgaggagAATTTTGATAAGGCTGCAGTTCCAAGACCTTACCTTTCAGAAGCATGGAAGGTacataagaaaaagaaagagaacccTTTGAAGAATTGGAAGGTTCCTGCTTTGAACAATGAAAATGACATTAAAGATAGCATCAAGTTATGGGCTCACACTGTTGCTTCCACTGTCAGATGA